The Verrucomicrobiia bacterium genome window below encodes:
- a CDS encoding DUF481 domain-containing protein, which produces MKTKTLTVGIAAFLMVASIIGWAQVARAGDAPTTNWNGNVAFGLSLARGNANTFLMNASALAQRAWDQNELKFGADGQYGLNNWGQSNQTQSANSIHGFADYKRLITERFYGDLNVDGSHDDLAAVRYRLIVGPAVGYYFIKSDSTKVSLEIGPSFIDEKLGSNTLAYVTMRVTERAEHAFNKGSKIWEQVDYLPQVDDFGNYLLNSEVGAEAAFNTRLSLRVVAADKFNSRPAAGRKENDITLISALVYKF; this is translated from the coding sequence ATGAAGACCAAAACTTTGACAGTTGGCATTGCTGCGTTCCTGATGGTGGCTTCGATCATCGGTTGGGCGCAGGTCGCCAGGGCCGGTGACGCCCCGACGACAAACTGGAACGGTAACGTGGCGTTTGGTTTGTCACTGGCACGGGGCAACGCCAATACATTCCTCATGAATGCAAGCGCCTTGGCGCAACGCGCGTGGGATCAGAACGAATTGAAATTCGGCGCCGACGGGCAGTACGGACTCAACAACTGGGGACAGTCCAACCAAACACAATCGGCCAACAGCATTCACGGGTTTGCTGACTATAAGCGGCTTATCACAGAACGGTTTTACGGAGATTTAAATGTCGATGGGAGTCACGACGATCTGGCTGCGGTTCGCTACCGCTTGATCGTTGGCCCGGCGGTTGGTTATTATTTTATCAAGAGCGATTCGACAAAGGTAAGCTTGGAGATTGGCCCTTCGTTTATCGATGAAAAACTGGGCAGCAACACCCTGGCTTATGTGACGATGCGCGTGACGGAACGGGCCGAGCATGCCTTTAACAAGGGATCGAAGATTTGGGAACAGGTCGATTATCTGCCCCAGGTGGATGATTTCGGCAATTACCTGTTGAATTCAGAAGTCGGTGCGGAAGCGGCTTTCAATACGCGGCTTAGTCTGCGCGTTGTCGCGGCGGACAAATTCAACAGCCGGCCGGCCGCGGGCCGGAAGGAAAACGACATCACGTTGATCAGCGCGCTCGTGTACAAGTTCTGA